A part of Pectinophora gossypiella chromosome Z, ilPecGoss1.1, whole genome shotgun sequence genomic DNA contains:
- the LOC126380520 gene encoding flotillin-1 isoform X2 produces MTWGFVTCGPNEALVVSGCCYSKPLLVPGGRAFVWPAVQRVQRISLNTMTLQVESPTVYTSQGVPISVTGIAQVKIQGQNAEMLLSACEQFLGKSEQEIQHIALVTLEGHQRAIMGSMTVEEIYKDRKIFSKKVFEVASSDLINMGITVVSYTLKDIRDEEGYLKALGMARTAEVKRDARIGEAEAQAEAKIKEAMAEEQRMASRFLNDTEIAKAQRDFELKKAAYDVEVQTKKAEAEMAYELQAAKTKQRIKEEQMQIMVVERTQEIAVQKWEVQRREKELEATVRRPAEAEKFKLEKLAEAHRLKTVLEAEAEAEAVKVRGEAEAYAIKAKAVADAEQMAKKAEAWKEYGSAAMVDMMLETLPKVAAEVAAPLSQARKVTMVSCGGGEVGAAKLTGEVLSIVQCIPELVKGVTGVDISKVKPYNTAPVPTPTARGDSARKAR; encoded by the exons ATGACCTGGGGTTTTGTTACTTGTGGTCCGAATGAGGCGCTTGTAGTGTCAG GATGCTGCTACTCAAAGCCGCTGCTGGTGCCGGGCGGACGAGCGTTCGTGTGGCCGGCCGTGCAGCGCGTGCAGCGGATATCCCTCAACACCATGACCCTACAAGTGGAGTCTCCCACCGTCTACACCAGCCAGGGGGTGCCCATCTCCGTTACTGGTATTGCGCAG GTCAAAATCCAAGGTCAGAACGCCGAGATGCTGCTCTCCGCGTGCGAGCAGTTCCTAGGCAAGTCGGAGCAGGAGATCCAACACATAGCGCTGGTAACCCTCGAAGGTCACCAGCGAGCTATTATGGGCTCCATGACCGTCGAGGAGATATACAAGGACCGGAAGATATTCTCCAAAAAG GTGTTCGAAGTGGCTTCGAGCGATCTCATCAACATGGGGATCACTGTAGTGTCCTACACATTGAAAGATATCCGAGATGAGGAG GGATACCTAAAAGCTTTGGGTATGGCGCGTACGGCGGAGGTCAAGCGGGACGCACGCATAGGCGAAGCGGAGGCACAAGCTGAAGCGAAAATCAAAGAGGCGATGGCAGAGGAGCAGCGAATGGCCTCTAGGTTCCTCAACGACACTGAAATTGCTAAAGCGCAAAGAGATTTCGAACTTAAAAAGGCAGCTTATGATGTCGAAGTGCAAACGAAAAAG GCGGAAGCGGAGATGGCCTACGAGTTACAAGCGGCCAAGACGAAGCAACGCATCAAGGAGGAACAGATGCAGATTATGGTAGTGGAGCGGACGCAGGAGATCGCCGTCCAGAAATGGGAAGTACAGCGCCGGGAGAAAGAGCTAGAGGCCACAGTCCGCAG GCCTGCGGAAGCGGAAAAGTTCAAGCTGGAGAAACTGGCGGAGGCGCACAGGCTGAAGACCGTGCTCGAGGCTGAGGCCGAGGCAGAGGCCGTCAAAGTTCGCGGGGAG GCGGAGGCGTACGCTATCAAGGCGAAGGCTGTTGCGGATGCCGAGCAGATGGCCAAGAAGGCCGAGGCATGGAAGGAGTACGGGTCTGCCGCCATGGTCGACATGATGCTAGAGACTCTGCCTAAG GTGGCAGCGGAAGTGGCGGCGCCGCTGTCGCAGGCGCGCAAGGTGACGATGGTGtcgtgcggcggcggcgaggTGGGCGCGGCCAAGCTCACCGGCGAGGTGCTCAGCATCGTGCAGTGCATCCCCGAGCTCG
- the LOC126380520 gene encoding flotillin-1 isoform X1 — protein MTWGFVTCGPNEALVVSGCCYSKPLLVPGGRAFVWPAVQRVQRISLNTMTLQVESPTVYTSQGVPISVTGIAQVKIQGQNAEMLLSACEQFLGKSEQEIQHIALVTLEGHQRAIMGSMTVEEIYKDRKIFSKKVFEVASSDLINMGITVVSYTLKDIRDEEGYLKALGMARTAEVKRDARIGEAEAQAEAKIKEAMAEEQRMASRFLNDTEIAKAQRDFELKKAAYDVEVQTKKAEAEMAYELQAAKTKQRIKEEQMQIMVVERTQEIAVQKWEVQRREKELEATVRRPAEAEKFKLEKLAEAHRLKTVLEAEAEAEAVKVRGEAEAYAIKAKAVADAEQMAKKAEAWKEYGSAAMVDMMLETLPKVAAEVAAPLSQARKVTMVSCGGGEVGAAKLTGEVLSIVQCIPELVKGVTGVDISKARAL, from the exons ATGACCTGGGGTTTTGTTACTTGTGGTCCGAATGAGGCGCTTGTAGTGTCAG GATGCTGCTACTCAAAGCCGCTGCTGGTGCCGGGCGGACGAGCGTTCGTGTGGCCGGCCGTGCAGCGCGTGCAGCGGATATCCCTCAACACCATGACCCTACAAGTGGAGTCTCCCACCGTCTACACCAGCCAGGGGGTGCCCATCTCCGTTACTGGTATTGCGCAG GTCAAAATCCAAGGTCAGAACGCCGAGATGCTGCTCTCCGCGTGCGAGCAGTTCCTAGGCAAGTCGGAGCAGGAGATCCAACACATAGCGCTGGTAACCCTCGAAGGTCACCAGCGAGCTATTATGGGCTCCATGACCGTCGAGGAGATATACAAGGACCGGAAGATATTCTCCAAAAAG GTGTTCGAAGTGGCTTCGAGCGATCTCATCAACATGGGGATCACTGTAGTGTCCTACACATTGAAAGATATCCGAGATGAGGAG GGATACCTAAAAGCTTTGGGTATGGCGCGTACGGCGGAGGTCAAGCGGGACGCACGCATAGGCGAAGCGGAGGCACAAGCTGAAGCGAAAATCAAAGAGGCGATGGCAGAGGAGCAGCGAATGGCCTCTAGGTTCCTCAACGACACTGAAATTGCTAAAGCGCAAAGAGATTTCGAACTTAAAAAGGCAGCTTATGATGTCGAAGTGCAAACGAAAAAG GCGGAAGCGGAGATGGCCTACGAGTTACAAGCGGCCAAGACGAAGCAACGCATCAAGGAGGAACAGATGCAGATTATGGTAGTGGAGCGGACGCAGGAGATCGCCGTCCAGAAATGGGAAGTACAGCGCCGGGAGAAAGAGCTAGAGGCCACAGTCCGCAG GCCTGCGGAAGCGGAAAAGTTCAAGCTGGAGAAACTGGCGGAGGCGCACAGGCTGAAGACCGTGCTCGAGGCTGAGGCCGAGGCAGAGGCCGTCAAAGTTCGCGGGGAG GCGGAGGCGTACGCTATCAAGGCGAAGGCTGTTGCGGATGCCGAGCAGATGGCCAAGAAGGCCGAGGCATGGAAGGAGTACGGGTCTGCCGCCATGGTCGACATGATGCTAGAGACTCTGCCTAAG GTGGCAGCGGAAGTGGCGGCGCCGCTGTCGCAGGCGCGCAAGGTGACGATGGTGtcgtgcggcggcggcgaggTGGGCGCGGCCAAGCTCACCGGCGAGGTGCTCAGCATCGTGCAGTGCATCCCCGAGCTCG